One stretch of Terriglobia bacterium DNA includes these proteins:
- a CDS encoding PDZ domain-containing protein: MNRNLTCLTLTAAWGLAALVVPPAIAGDEGGKKAERHAIRISATESSKGEKTPYLGVGLSDDSESEGTPDAERGAKIVEVISDSPAEKAGLRVDDVVVGFGDAVIRGPVSLTKRIHASKAGDKVPVTVLRDGKKETVTVEIGERREHHVVVELPGGGEEDIQLPDLEKLDLDQRDLRDHMGELRKNLRMLHATPRAGGGYGFKVFGGFGKPRLGVELVETTPDLREFLGGSREAGVLVGRVLSGTPAEKAGIRVGDLIVAVDGDSIEETGDLIEALSDKEGKTVDLEIVRERRSMHVKATIPEPEKEESGGPLARCEAPPARPAPPAAPAPPAAPAPPAPAPPRAKLARASA; encoded by the coding sequence ATGAACCGGAATCTGACCTGCTTGACGTTGACGGCGGCATGGGGGCTCGCGGCGCTCGTCGTTCCGCCTGCGATCGCGGGGGATGAGGGCGGAAAGAAGGCCGAGAGACACGCCATTCGAATCAGCGCGACCGAATCGAGCAAGGGCGAAAAGACCCCCTACCTCGGCGTCGGGCTCAGTGACGACTCGGAGAGCGAAGGGACCCCGGACGCCGAGCGCGGGGCGAAGATCGTCGAGGTGATCTCGGATTCGCCCGCCGAGAAGGCGGGGCTCAGGGTCGACGACGTCGTCGTCGGATTCGGCGACGCGGTGATCCGCGGCCCGGTCAGCCTCACGAAGCGGATTCACGCGTCGAAGGCGGGCGACAAGGTCCCGGTCACCGTGCTTCGCGACGGGAAGAAGGAGACCGTGACGGTCGAGATCGGGGAGCGCCGAGAGCATCACGTGGTCGTCGAGCTGCCCGGCGGAGGCGAAGAGGACATCCAGCTGCCCGACCTCGAGAAGCTCGATCTCGATCAACGCGACCTGCGCGATCACATGGGGGAGCTCCGAAAGAACCTGAGGATGCTCCACGCGACACCGCGCGCCGGCGGGGGGTACGGCTTCAAGGTTTTCGGAGGCTTCGGCAAACCGCGGCTCGGCGTCGAGCTGGTGGAGACCACTCCCGACCTCCGCGAGTTCCTCGGAGGCAGCCGCGAGGCCGGCGTGCTGGTGGGCAGGGTTCTGTCCGGCACCCCCGCGGAGAAGGCCGGGATCCGCGTCGGCGACCTGATCGTCGCGGTGGACGGAGATTCGATCGAGGAGACCGGCGATCTGATCGAGGCGCTGTCCGACAAGGAAGGCAAGACGGTGGACCTCGAGATCGTGAGAGAGCGGCGGTCCATGCACGTCAAGGCCACGATCCCGGAGCCGGAGAAGGAGGAGTCCGGCGGGCCACTCGCACGATGCGAGGCGCCGCCCGCCCGTCCGGCACCGCCCGCCGCTCCCGCGCCACCGGCCGCTCCGGCGCCGCCCGCGCCGGCCCCACCGAGGGCGAAGCTCGCTCGGGCTTCGGCGTGA
- a CDS encoding thioredoxin fold domain-containing protein, whose amino-acid sequence MPFGVVLGAIYFAAVAVWAASGLPPAPWGPVRLVGLCVGCIAVALAAGLVLRQSWARWAGVVFALLLAVAGTLLVAGREQATDYAVVLGALTTLLLLLVAPTGDPTRGLEAGRRPWRRTGRVLGWVTLAALALLVAAGVPTFRRQPIAAPAEEERHDDAVQAAPVASRLTWLDFGSGLDRAKMTGKPMFIDFYATWCGPCKMMEQTTFRDAGVARKLSEIVAVRVDSEDTEPRSGYRGTEVAERFRVTAYPTLVVVSPDGHEIGRRTGYLSPEEFAAWLGRSVKRAQALRTSPPRTRV is encoded by the coding sequence GTGCCCTTCGGTGTCGTTCTAGGAGCCATCTACTTCGCCGCAGTGGCAGTCTGGGCGGCGTCCGGCCTTCCGCCGGCGCCGTGGGGGCCCGTGCGGCTGGTGGGCCTGTGCGTCGGCTGCATTGCGGTCGCGCTGGCCGCCGGACTCGTCCTTCGGCAATCCTGGGCGCGTTGGGCGGGGGTCGTATTCGCCCTGCTCCTGGCGGTTGCGGGAACTCTCCTCGTGGCCGGCCGCGAGCAGGCGACGGACTACGCGGTGGTCCTGGGAGCCCTGACCACGCTGCTCCTGCTCTTGGTCGCGCCGACCGGCGACCCGACGCGGGGTCTCGAAGCGGGGAGGCGCCCGTGGCGGCGGACCGGGCGGGTGCTGGGGTGGGTCACCCTCGCCGCGCTGGCGCTGCTGGTCGCCGCGGGGGTGCCGACGTTTCGCCGGCAGCCGATCGCCGCCCCCGCCGAGGAGGAGCGGCACGACGACGCCGTTCAGGCGGCCCCCGTTGCCTCGAGATTGACCTGGCTCGACTTCGGGTCCGGCCTCGACCGCGCGAAGATGACGGGCAAGCCGATGTTCATCGATTTCTACGCGACCTGGTGCGGTCCGTGCAAGATGATGGAGCAGACGACCTTCCGCGACGCCGGGGTCGCGCGGAAGCTCTCGGAGATCGTCGCTGTGAGGGTGGACAGCGAGGACACCGAGCCCCGATCCGGGTATCGCGGCACGGAGGTCGCGGAGCGCTTCAGGGTGACGGCCTATCCGACGCTCGTGGTCGTGAGTCCCGATGGGCACGAAATCGGGCGGCGGACGGGGTACCTTTCGCCGGAGGAATTCGCGGCGTGGCTCGGGCGCTCCGTGAAGA